In Methanosarcina barkeri MS, a single window of DNA contains:
- a CDS encoding ABC transporter ATP-binding protein encodes MEIIQKQAEEAVKTMEIIQKQTEEAIKSTDEIQKPTEDTIIDTIIEGIDIVRTFKMGEVEVRALRSVNVRIRRGEFIAIMGPSGSGKTTLLNQLGLLDTPNSGKVIIDGTDTSRLSDSEKGKFRLHNLGYVFQDYALLPELNAMENVYISLIMQGKSKTECESAAAEILSAVGLGDRLQQLPSKMSGGQQQRVSIARALAHSPEVLFADEPCANLDSQTSKEVLDLFEKFNQEKGQTIVMVTHEEWHAEYADRVIRLKDGIIQG; translated from the coding sequence ATGGAAATAATCCAAAAGCAGGCTGAAGAAGCAGTAAAAACTATGGAAATAATCCAAAAGCAGACTGAGGAAGCAATAAAAAGTACGGATGAAATCCAAAAACCGACAGAGGATACTATTATAGATACTATTATAGAGGGTATCGATATCGTGCGAACCTTCAAGATGGGAGAGGTAGAGGTCCGGGCCCTGCGCAGCGTAAATGTAAGAATCCGGCGTGGAGAGTTCATTGCAATCATGGGCCCTAGTGGTTCAGGCAAAACCACTCTTCTGAACCAGCTCGGCCTGCTTGATACCCCAAATTCGGGAAAAGTCATTATAGACGGTACGGATACCTCCAGACTTTCAGACAGCGAAAAAGGCAAATTCAGGTTGCATAACCTGGGCTATGTCTTTCAGGACTATGCTTTACTTCCCGAGCTCAATGCTATGGAAAATGTCTATATCTCCCTTATAATGCAGGGCAAAAGTAAAACCGAATGTGAATCCGCAGCCGCAGAAATTCTTTCCGCAGTTGGGCTTGGCGACCGCCTTCAGCAACTCCCTTCCAAGATGAGCGGCGGCCAGCAGCAGAGAGTCTCAATAGCCAGAGCCCTTGCCCATTCCCCAGAAGTCCTTTTTGCAGACGAGCCCTGTGCTAATCTGGATTCCCAGACCTCAAAGGAAGTCCTTGACCTTTTCGAGAAATTCAATCAGGAAAAAGGACAGACAATTGTAATGGTTACACATGAAGAATGGCATGCCGAATACGCAGACAGAGTAATAAGGTTGAAAGATGGAATTATTCAGGGGTGA
- a CDS encoding ABC transporter permease, producing the protein MLEKARVSFFLASRSITRGNKGITIFTVFVLTLIFIQLVLFSSMLAGVTLKFNELMVNFQTGNVVVEPKEEERYIEDASALQKKIESLPQVVGTSARLKMTGNVRYKEKEIGATVYGIDPADEIFVTGLEDAMISGEFLSRPDKGEIILGREVSGGFGALMDSRSLGGVEVGDTVELTIGGVTREFRVKGIYTTRYFMADASAYLTRADLEEMLGIEGRDLAQEIAVKTADGTPEDDTRTALLSLGISENIRTWHEFAGLLRLIESTLGLVRNIMNAIGLLIAFVIIFVVIYVNIVNKKRQIGVQKAIGIEQNVIVTSFVLQAMLYAGAGVILGYLFMRFGLVPYTVSHPVEIPLGDMSLKLDNAEALNRAVLLFLSSVVGSVIPAYKLAQKDLLDLIWGK; encoded by the coding sequence ATGCTCGAAAAAGCGAGAGTTTCCTTCTTCCTTGCCAGTCGCTCCATAACCAGGGGCAATAAAGGGATTACAATCTTTACAGTTTTCGTCCTGACCCTGATCTTTATACAGCTTGTGCTTTTTTCAAGCATGCTGGCTGGGGTTACGCTCAAGTTTAATGAACTTATGGTGAACTTTCAGACCGGAAACGTCGTGGTCGAACCGAAGGAAGAGGAACGCTATATAGAGGACGCATCAGCCCTCCAGAAAAAGATAGAAAGTCTTCCGCAGGTGGTAGGGACCTCAGCTCGCCTGAAAATGACTGGAAACGTCCGCTATAAAGAGAAAGAAATAGGAGCTACGGTTTATGGGATAGATCCTGCGGACGAGATCTTTGTAACAGGCCTTGAAGATGCTATGATAAGTGGGGAATTTCTGAGCAGGCCTGATAAAGGAGAGATTATTCTGGGCAGGGAGGTCTCAGGAGGTTTCGGAGCCCTCATGGACTCGAGATCTTTAGGAGGTGTGGAAGTAGGAGATACCGTTGAACTCACAATCGGAGGTGTAACCCGGGAGTTCAGGGTAAAAGGAATCTATACAACGCGCTATTTCATGGCTGATGCCTCAGCCTATCTTACCAGAGCTGACCTTGAAGAAATGCTGGGTATTGAGGGCAGGGACCTTGCTCAGGAAATAGCCGTTAAAACCGCAGACGGTACACCTGAGGACGATACCAGAACTGCGCTCCTTTCTCTTGGCATCAGTGAGAATATCCGTACCTGGCATGAATTTGCAGGTCTCCTCCGGCTGATCGAAAGCACACTTGGGCTGGTCAGGAATATTATGAATGCAATCGGCCTGCTAATTGCTTTTGTGATCATCTTTGTGGTTATTTACGTAAATATTGTGAATAAAAAAAGACAGATAGGGGTTCAGAAAGCAATAGGGATAGAACAAAACGTGATAGTTACATCCTTTGTGCTCCAGGCCATGCTTTACGCAGGCGCGGGTGTTATACTTGGCTACTTGTTTATGCGCTTTGGGCTTGTGCCTTATACGGTTTCCCATCCTGTAGAAATCCCGCTTGGAGACATGAGCCTCAAGCTGGACAATGCAGAAGCCTTAAATCGGGCAGTCCTCCTGTTTCTTTCTTCTGTAGTGGGCTCGGTAATTCCTGCGTATAAACTGGCTCAGAAAGATCTTCTTGACCTGATCTGGGGCAAATAA
- a CDS encoding SIR2 family protein, translating to MSNKNTGSMYAENILLLGAGFTKNFGGLLASEMWAEIFNNEKIQAQPRIKKLMLNNFDYESVYYSVLEGLEDKESLLPTLKFKRKEKDAIQEATKAAYDTIDETLLRRLRKYPEIEWIHNTDTLFFNFGNTKNKSFIFTLNQDLFIERFYQNPLEPRDPTKIYILRLCIPGIDKYPVWYMNRDSFYDFIPFSTDEEREQFYNLKKEDYYLLPNEDVLNSRKENLLKKESYFLIKLHGSYNWISSNGSKSMVIGRGKTEQINNEPLLRFYFDTFKEVLSQDKRRLLVIGYGFGDEHINSVISNAVKNHGLKIYILSPESPKSFKEKLCDGCGKSKDIINIWNGVSGYFQCVEDVLLKDTYGNQSEKEHFYNVFFGKNNWKL from the coding sequence ATGAGTAATAAAAATACTGGTTCTATGTATGCTGAAAACATATTATTATTAGGAGCTGGTTTTACTAAAAATTTTGGCGGTCTATTAGCAAGTGAAATGTGGGCTGAAATATTTAATAATGAAAAAATTCAGGCTCAACCGAGAATTAAAAAATTAATGCTTAATAATTTCGATTATGAATCAGTTTATTACTCTGTGCTAGAAGGATTAGAAGACAAAGAAAGTTTATTGCCAACTTTAAAATTTAAACGTAAAGAAAAAGACGCCATCCAAGAGGCCACGAAAGCTGCATACGACACCATAGACGAAACTCTTTTAAGGCGATTAAGAAAATACCCAGAAATAGAATGGATTCACAACACTGATACATTATTTTTTAATTTTGGCAATACAAAAAATAAAAGTTTTATCTTTACACTGAATCAAGATTTGTTTATTGAAAGATTTTACCAAAATCCTCTTGAGCCTAGAGATCCTACCAAAATCTATATTCTTAGACTTTGTATTCCTGGAATTGATAAATATCCAGTATGGTATATGAATAGAGATTCTTTTTATGATTTTATTCCATTTTCAACTGATGAAGAAAGAGAACAATTCTATAATTTAAAAAAGGAAGATTATTATCTACTACCTAACGAAGATGTATTAAATTCTAGAAAAGAAAATCTGTTGAAAAAAGAAAGTTATTTTCTGATAAAGCTCCACGGGTCATATAATTGGATTAGTTCTAATGGATCAAAATCAATGGTTATCGGCAGGGGCAAAACTGAACAGATTAATAATGAACCTTTATTGAGATTTTATTTTGACACTTTTAAAGAAGTACTTTCACAGGATAAACGTCGTTTATTAGTAATAGGTTATGGTTTTGGCGATGAACATATTAACAGTGTAATATCTAATGCTGTTAAAAATCATGGACTTAAAATTTATATCCTTTCGCCAGAGTCACCAAAAAGTTTTAAAGAAAAATTATGTGATGGATGCGGAAAGTCTAAAGATATTATTAATATATGGAACGGAGTTTCAGGTTACTTCCAATGTGTAGAAGATGTTTTATTAAAGGATACATATGGTAATCAATCTGAAAAAGAGCATTTTTATAATGTATTCTTCGGTAAAAACAACTGGAAGTTATAA
- a CDS encoding DEAD/DEAH box helicase, whose product MIKISFKQGTLLIEGNVRVPNAVWDERSGNFRALALYYRDITDYLKNSKILFEDEVLDLLPCPDLAAAYEASGKKLKLRDYQAEALVTWGENNRWGVLVLPTGSGKTLVGISAIAGCNTPALVVVPTLDLLEQWKKQLEEAFMMEIGKLGGGEKKILPITVSTYDSAYIHAETLGNRFGLLVFDEVHHLPAAGYRSIAEFSAAPYRLGLTATYEREDELHSELNRLVGGKVYEKHVSELAGSHLAPYRIKRIAAALTDEERKEYDKCHSVYTDYLRKTGMILRGPRDFQKLVMRSGRDPEARKALLARNAARELAFNTESKIEKLKEILNKHREDRIFIFTEHNRLVHRISREFLIPAITYRTPAKERNSILEKFKEGKYRAVVTSKVLDEGIDVPEANIGIIASGTGSKLAYIQRLGRILRKKEGKEAILYEIISEETTEAGTARRREEAVSNRKGSGRSAQENQMKTKSGKENQIKKESGKESRMKKEKNLGGGSSAHV is encoded by the coding sequence ATGATCAAAATTAGCTTCAAGCAGGGAACGCTTCTTATAGAAGGTAATGTGAGAGTTCCCAATGCAGTCTGGGATGAAAGAAGCGGAAATTTTAGAGCTCTTGCTCTTTATTACAGAGACATAACAGATTATCTGAAAAATTCTAAGATTCTATTTGAAGATGAAGTGCTTGACCTCCTTCCCTGTCCTGATCTGGCAGCAGCTTATGAAGCGTCTGGAAAGAAACTTAAATTAAGGGATTATCAGGCCGAAGCTCTTGTGACCTGGGGAGAAAATAATAGATGGGGAGTGCTTGTCCTTCCAACAGGAAGCGGAAAAACCCTTGTTGGAATCAGCGCAATTGCAGGCTGTAATACCCCTGCCCTTGTGGTTGTCCCGACGCTTGATCTGCTTGAACAATGGAAAAAACAGCTTGAAGAAGCTTTTATGATGGAAATCGGAAAGCTTGGGGGCGGGGAGAAGAAAATTCTTCCGATAACCGTTTCAACATACGACTCTGCTTATATTCACGCCGAAACACTTGGGAACAGGTTCGGTCTCCTTGTTTTTGATGAAGTTCATCACCTGCCTGCCGCCGGATACAGGAGCATTGCCGAATTTTCCGCAGCGCCTTACAGGCTTGGACTGACAGCCACTTACGAACGGGAAGATGAGTTACACTCAGAGCTTAACAGGCTTGTAGGGGGAAAAGTCTACGAAAAGCATGTCTCAGAACTTGCAGGCAGCCACCTTGCCCCTTACAGGATAAAACGGATAGCTGCTGCACTTACGGACGAGGAAAGAAAAGAATACGACAAATGTCATTCGGTTTATACAGATTATCTTCGGAAAACCGGGATGATTCTTCGTGGGCCAAGGGACTTTCAGAAACTGGTTATGAGAAGCGGGAGAGACCCTGAAGCCAGAAAAGCCCTTCTTGCAAGAAACGCAGCAAGAGAACTTGCTTTTAACACGGAGTCTAAAATTGAAAAGTTAAAAGAGATCCTGAATAAACACCGAGAAGACAGGATCTTCATTTTTACGGAACATAACCGGCTTGTCCACCGAATTTCCAGGGAATTTCTTATCCCTGCAATCACCTACAGAACGCCTGCAAAAGAAAGGAATTCCATCCTCGAGAAGTTCAAGGAAGGAAAATACAGGGCTGTAGTTACTTCAAAGGTTCTTGACGAGGGCATAGATGTCCCTGAGGCAAACATAGGAATTATAGCAAGCGGTACAGGGAGCAAATTAGCATATATCCAGCGCCTGGGAAGGATCCTCAGAAAGAAAGAAGGAAAAGAAGCTATACTCTACGAAATTATATCCGAAGAAACAACCGAAGCCGGAACTGCCAGGAGAAGAGAAGAAGCTGTTTCAAACCGAAAAGGCTCTGGAAGATCAGCGCAAGAAAATCAGATGAAGACAAAATCAGGAAAAGAAAACCAGATAAAGAAAGAATCTGGAAAGGAAAGCCGGATGAAGAAAGAAAAAAATCTCGGAGGCGGCTCTTCTGCTCACGTCTGA
- a CDS encoding carboxymuconolactone decarboxylase family protein produces the protein MDKFIKDKINQSINDRVQHHSRFLENCNTYNSFLKLETKAFEAGCLSRKHKELMALSISIVTKCEPCIEWHVQQACLAGASDKEIYETIDVAIEMGGGPAAAYSRFALNALDFHKEESSDNKKSGKQA, from the coding sequence ATGGATAAATTCATCAAAGATAAAATAAATCAGAGCATAAACGATAGAGTGCAGCATCATTCTCGATTTTTAGAGAATTGTAATACTTATAATTCTTTTCTTAAATTAGAAACGAAAGCATTTGAAGCTGGTTGCCTTTCACGGAAACATAAGGAACTAATGGCTCTATCTATTTCCATTGTTACTAAATGTGAGCCCTGTATTGAATGGCATGTTCAACAGGCTTGCTTAGCAGGTGCATCAGATAAAGAGATATATGAGACTATTGATGTGGCCATCGAAATGGGAGGTGGACCCGCTGCCGCTTACTCACGATTTGCATTGAATGCATTGGATTTTCACAAAGAAGAAAGTTCGGATAATAAGAAATCCGGTAAACAAGCCTGA
- a CDS encoding COG1361 S-layer family protein — protein MKPACPEKYSCTGKKKCKLIGRISADRKLINKISGDRRAVSKTLINRKAVSKILGNQRTVDKTLRYRSSIDKKPKNQGKVDKIPENPRSRDEMPVNRKSANRTPIDRISASFLHFVLALLMITVFLTGPASAVVVSGNTHLGVDVSEINPNPARPGEDLLIKINIQNAGDEPAENVIVGIEEIHPFVFKYSTSELYGSGTNTERNFQIEQIRQRSKVELSFYLRVDPKAESGIYQLEFTIKDKSGTSFSKRIPIRVEGNPDLVLSSTEILPVNEDNFSSGAIVPGQEFYLKTSVKNAGNGNAKNVRVMLNLNSSSPLIPLEDNVRFFENLSAGSSENLSFKLLLGSNADVKPYRIPLRITASNNTETFQIDKIQEIGINVLNRAQIDISSLKFDPEIPVKGQQASLTLRLENVGEGEARSVKARLEGLEGSGSTSAFLGRLDKDDDAPAVFTFTPEKTGDQNVTLLVEYEDDFGEHQVSENLTFNVKRQEGSVIPIVLGAVLVLAAVILYTKKKGKL, from the coding sequence ATGAAGCCCGCCTGTCCAGAAAAGTATTCCTGCACCGGGAAAAAGAAGTGTAAGTTAATAGGTCGAATATCCGCAGACCGAAAATTGATAAATAAAATATCGGGAGATCGGAGAGCAGTAAGTAAAACATTGATAAATAGAAAAGCAGTAAGTAAAATCCTGGGAAATCAAAGAACAGTAGACAAAACATTGAGATATAGAAGTTCAATAGATAAAAAACCGAAAAATCAAGGAAAAGTTGATAAAATACCGGAAAATCCAAGATCAAGGGATGAAATGCCGGTAAATCGAAAATCGGCAAACAGAACACCGATAGATAGAATCTCGGCGTCATTTCTTCATTTTGTACTTGCCTTATTGATGATAACCGTCTTTTTGACAGGCCCGGCTTCTGCAGTTGTAGTGTCCGGTAACACTCACCTTGGAGTTGATGTCTCGGAAATCAACCCCAATCCTGCCAGGCCGGGTGAAGACCTGCTCATAAAGATCAATATCCAGAATGCCGGAGACGAGCCCGCAGAGAACGTGATAGTGGGAATTGAGGAAATTCATCCTTTCGTTTTTAAGTATAGCACTTCAGAACTTTACGGTTCCGGAACGAACACGGAGCGAAATTTCCAGATTGAACAGATACGGCAACGTTCCAAGGTCGAACTGAGTTTCTATTTGAGAGTAGATCCTAAAGCTGAATCGGGAATCTATCAGCTCGAATTCACTATTAAAGACAAGAGCGGGACAAGTTTTTCTAAAAGAATTCCTATTCGGGTGGAAGGAAACCCGGACCTTGTACTCAGCAGCACTGAAATTCTTCCTGTAAATGAGGATAATTTCTCTTCAGGAGCCATAGTTCCTGGACAGGAGTTCTATCTGAAGACATCAGTTAAGAATGCAGGAAACGGGAACGCAAAAAATGTCAGGGTAATGCTTAACCTCAACAGCTCGTCACCTTTAATCCCGCTGGAAGATAACGTCCGTTTCTTTGAGAACCTGAGTGCAGGCAGTTCCGAAAACCTCTCTTTCAAACTTCTTCTGGGCAGCAATGCTGATGTGAAGCCTTACAGGATTCCACTGCGGATAACAGCCTCGAATAACACTGAGACCTTCCAGATAGACAAGATCCAGGAAATTGGAATTAACGTACTTAATAGGGCGCAAATTGATATTTCAAGCCTGAAATTTGACCCGGAGATACCTGTGAAAGGACAGCAGGCATCCCTTACTTTAAGGCTCGAAAATGTTGGGGAAGGGGAAGCTCGCTCAGTCAAAGCCAGGCTTGAGGGGCTTGAGGGCAGCGGAAGCACGAGTGCTTTTCTCGGGCGTCTGGATAAGGATGATGATGCTCCTGCAGTTTTTACATTCACTCCTGAAAAAACAGGTGATCAGAATGTAACCCTGCTGGTCGAGTATGAGGATGATTTTGGCGAGCACCAGGTTAGCGAGAACCTGACTTTTAATGTGAAGAGACAGGAAGGAAGTGTTATTCCAATTGTTCTTGGAGCCGTCCTGGTCCTTGCAGCTGTGATTCTTTATACGAAAAAGAAAGGTAAGCTCTAA
- a CDS encoding HNH endonuclease, which produces MEVLVRFGLPVSKYMKGGLQMERRYLKESNGHYEVDIDISVDEWKSMLQNHEIFYENALDMVLKWYNEVGHQATANTVKEKYSPELKRPPYNGIVKELTRRILKHLNRFEVIGTTGKKSVFIVPFEGWYVDYKRPNKGFVWKLRDELVQALEEVGMVDRQIFLSKEYLDKKEQENINKAFQLSIYELEKKIDAKTKKQTLKTTSAASVRYDRDPDVSALALKKANGYCQLCGNLAPFLKKDGTPFLEVHHIRWLSEGGVDDKTNTVALCPNCHRKMHILDLQDDRDFLINSIK; this is translated from the coding sequence GTGGAAGTTTTGGTAAGATTTGGACTACCAGTTAGTAAATATATGAAAGGTGGTTTACAGATGGAAAGGCGGTACTTGAAGGAATCTAATGGTCATTATGAAGTAGATATTGATATCTCTGTGGATGAGTGGAAGTCGATGCTTCAAAATCATGAAATTTTTTACGAAAACGCATTGGATATGGTTTTGAAGTGGTATAATGAAGTTGGCCATCAAGCAACTGCTAATACAGTAAAGGAAAAATATTCACCTGAATTGAAACGTCCTCCATATAACGGAATTGTCAAAGAATTAACTAGAAGGATTCTAAAACATTTGAATCGATTTGAAGTAATTGGTACTACAGGTAAAAAATCAGTATTCATCGTACCATTTGAAGGATGGTATGTTGACTACAAAAGACCTAATAAAGGATTCGTTTGGAAATTGAGAGATGAGTTGGTTCAAGCTTTAGAAGAAGTTGGTATGGTAGATAGACAAATATTTCTATCTAAAGAATACTTAGATAAAAAAGAGCAAGAAAATATTAACAAAGCGTTTCAGTTGTCTATATATGAATTGGAAAAAAAGATAGATGCTAAAACAAAAAAGCAAACTCTGAAAACCACATCTGCAGCTTCGGTAAGATATGACCGAGATCCTGACGTTTCCGCTCTTGCGTTGAAGAAAGCTAATGGTTATTGTCAACTTTGTGGTAACTTAGCTCCATTTTTAAAAAAAGATGGAACTCCTTTTTTGGAAGTTCATCACATCCGATGGTTGTCAGAAGGCGGGGTTGATGACAAAACGAATACTGTTGCTTTATGCCCTAATTGTCATCGTAAGATGCACATTTTAGACTTGCAGGATGATAGAGATTTCCTTATTAACTCAATAAAATAA